Below is a window of Malus domestica chromosome 13, GDT2T_hap1 DNA.
GTAGGCCGTCACCTGTCACCTTGAGAGAGCAAGAGATCAGTGGTGGTGCTGTAAAGTGTAAACTATCGATCATGGCGACTCGGAGGGTCGGCTCGCTTTTGAATCGTTCCTTCACTTCTGCTTCTATGTTTTCCAAAGGTAATCAATCTACTAACCCAATTTCCCAATTCCAACGCTTTTTCgatcttttgtgtttttttgaTTGTTTATATTCTGCTGCCTGGATCATATGGCCGACGGATCCGATCGGTTTGCGGTCTGCATTTTGTAATATCATGCATTAGCTGCCATGTttgtttggttggtgagaaaaATGTAGGATGAAGAACTGAAGATTGAATATTTTTCGAATTTTTCAGAACTTGATAATCATAAATtgtatttcttgaattcttgaGTTTTCTTCAGTTGACATTgacatttgaataaaaaataatttccacacattctttttctttctacatAACTTGTTTATCTTCTACATTTGATTTTTCgggagaagaaaaaaagtgtgaaatcagttctctttatttttttctttgtttaatcTGGATTTCCATGTGATGGATTAAGTTAAGTTGAATTttgggagaaattttttttttgatcgAAACATAGAACTACGTATTTTTATAtactttttaataaaatattttatcataataaatcacattaaaaaatctctcgaaTTTTGGAGGGTTTGATGCATGCGTTTTTGGATCTCTGATCTTTTTGGTGCAAGTAGCCCTGAAACGGACCCCACCACTGGCTTATTCTTTCCTGGCTGATGTATGCCTGCTATCCCTATTTCTGACTTTTAGCTTTCTTATCAGTCACGCTCAACAGTGGCTTTTGGCTTTTTCTCAATCACCCACTGTATCTTTCTCTGATATAGAAATAAAATCTTTTCTGAATCTGTGTCCACAATTTTATCACTCATTTTAAATCGTATTATCCTCCATCTTAAGGTTCaaatctctcattttctctcttcaaaaactcgaatttttgaatttttagacTCTAAACACAAAAGATTAAAAAGAATCTTGACTTAATCATATATGTTCCCAACTGGCCAACTTGCATTTTTTAGGAGAAATAGCCCTCCTATTTAACGAGCAGTATCTATGTATAACGCcaatgaaaaagatgaatactGATTTGATgccatcaaatttcaacaaaataTAATTGAACAAAAATGCTTCTAAGACAAAAGATTTCAAAGTtatcccaaaataatgcatcaaataaggtaGGAGCACTTTCGTCATTTTAacagtattttttaataataataataattattattattttaattagtaCATCCCAATAAGTTagaaataatgtgattcaatttctctattttaaaacacgttcaaacatcttaagagacatGTAATGTCGGTTATAAAAAATGTCATTTGCACtttgataataatgtggttaaattagttgtcaaatgattttttttaacaaaagatattatctacactaagggggagggggagggatGAGTTTTGTCTCACAAccagctagcaataatgtgatttaatcagtttattaaatattattttatctattttaaacacgttcaaaacatcttaagagacgtgcaatgccggttataaaataagtatttcgcacgcggataatagtgtgattaaattagttgtcaaatgatttttttttaacaaaagatattatctacactaagggggaagaTGGTGGGTTTAACCttacaataatgtgattcaatcaattatttattaagtattattttttctatttttaaacacgttcaaaacatcgtAAGatgcgtgtaatgccggttataaaaaatgtttttcgcatgcggataataatgtgattaaattacattaaattagttgtcaaatgattattttttattttaacaaacgatattatatacactaagGAGGAGGGCTTAGTCTTACAATAGACTAACAATAATgcgattcaatcagttgtttattaaatattattttttctatttttaaacacgttcaaaacatcttaagatgcGTGTAATGGTGGTTATAAAAAACGTCattcgcacgcggataataatgtggttaaattagttgtcaaataattgttttttttttttttgacaaatgatattatctatactaaggggaggggtgggcttagccttacaatatgttaaaaataatgtgatttaatcaattgtttattaaatattattttctctattcttaatgtaaattctttagagaccgattttattatgtgaattcaactgctttaattggtttatgaggagTTTCTTTTAGcttgatctaagattattcatttccttcaaatatttgactttccttttgtcaatttacgcatataaatacatttaaaacgtgtaaatcACGCGTAGTACGCCGTGATCACgcgcgtgcatgaaggctagtgtTACATTAGTCATGATAAATCAAAAGATGTTCCTACCAAATTATCATGTCATTTGTCACACTATTTGATGATTAATTATGTTACTTAAGTATACATGAATTTGATTAATTAGTCAAAGCACAATATGTTCGTTTATTTGCATTTAAGTTGAAGTCTCCATACCTCGTAGAttaaattagtttaaaatatCACCTGTCAGTACTGAGATGTTAATAATCATAAATGTCTATCTTCCTgtacttttctttaattttggtGTTGGTGGTATTTTCTAACTGGATATTTGACATTAGTAGTTTCACCCCGTATATATTTTTTACTCAATTGACTCGATTTTACTTTAACCAGCGAGGTCTTCTTCTGTGGTTAGAGGAATTGGTAAATATAGCACCGATGCTTCCATTGAGTCACCAATCTCTCCATCCGTCAAAGTAAATTATACTCAGCTTCTAATTAATGGACAATTTGTAGATTCTGCATCAGGTgatctttcttttccttcacGAGTTGTCTAACAGTTTGTGTATCTCAGCATTGTGTCAAGCATTCATGTTGTTGTAATTTAACTTCAATTTAGCATTTTCCGGTTCTTTGTGTGACGCTTGGATTTGGTCTCAGGGAAAACGTTTCCCACATTGGACCCCCGGACTGGGGAAGTGATTGCTCATGTCGCTGAAGGCGATGCTGAAGATGTAAACCGTGCAGTTTCTGCTGCCCGCAAGGCCTTTGATGAAGGACCGTGGCCTAAGATGACAGCTTATGTAACTACTCATTTTACTTGTTCTATGATAGTATATGGTTATGTGAATTGTTTCAAGTTCAGTCCTTTGTTCAAATTTTCTAATAGATCATATTTTTCCAGGAAAGGTCACGAGTCCTTTTCCGCTTTGCTGATATGATTGAAAAGCACAATGATGAAATTGCAGCCCTTGAGACTTGGGATAATGGGAAGCCATTTGAACAGGCTGCTAAAATTGAAGTACCAATGGTAGTTCGGTTTTTTCGTTACTATGCTGGTATGGACCTTTTTAACACAACTACACCACATGCTTTATGGGGTTTGAACAAAATTTATGTTCTAATCTTGGATACGCCGCAGGATTTGCGGACAAGATTCATGGTCTCACAGTTCCAGCCGATGGAGAGTATCATGTGCAAACCTTGCATGAACCTATCGGTGTTGCAGGTCAGATTATACCATGGAATTTCCCTCTTCTCATGTTTGCTTGGAAGGTTGCGCCTGCTTTAGCATGCGGCAACACCATTGTTCTGAAGACCGCAGAGCAGACACCGTTGTCTGCTCTATATGCAGCAACTCTGTTGCAAGAGGTACCACACGAATACAAATTTACCGCATCACCTTTTTTGATAAGTTCACTTTCCCATGCGTTTGCTTCGATGTGGTCTCATTTGCTTCAATGGTGTCTCAAGTCCAGTTGAAGTAGTTTTTAGAGATAATCTGCCTTTCCATGCTTGCTGTGGTGCTTTACCTTTCATTCTGATTTGACGGATTTTAACAATTTTCTGTTTTGAGTTGAACCTGCGACTGGATTATGTGAATGAGCTTTCACATTGATATTTCAATTACTAATGCTGATTGATTttccttttggttttttttttttttttttcacaggcCGGACTTCCTCCAGGTGTTTTGAATGTGGTTAGTGGTTTTGGTCCAACCGCTGGTGCATCCCTTGCTAGTCATATGGACATTGATAAGGTAATGTATAATTAATGTAAGCTTCTTTCTTGTAGTTAGCCATCTTATGTAAGTTCATAAGAACTGAGAATTTCTCATATATTTATTATATCCACAATAACATCTTTTGCTCAATCGTAACTTCTCCAAACTCATGATGAACAAATGTTGCTCAAGGCTGCAACGAATTCGAGTAATAGTAATGCGTCTGCTAGTGTACCAGTCTGCAACTTTGCATCAATTTGTTATCTGATTGCAATGTTCCTGCTAAAATTACCGTTCATCCCTCCACAGTTTGCGTTTACTGGATCAACTGACACCGGTAAAAAAATACTTGAATTGGCTGCCAAAAGCAATCTTAAGACCGTAACTTTGGAGCTTGGTGGGAAATCCCCGTTCATTGTATGTGAGGATGCTGATGTAGATAAGGCTGTTGAGATGGCACATTTCGCTCTGTTCTTTAATCAGGTATCTAAGCATTGTCTTCAGAAAAAAGTTTGATTCTAAGaggcaaagaaatccatttGCTGATTACATGACACCTCTGTTTGTAGGGTCAATGCTGCTGCTCTGGTTCTCGTACTTTTGTACATGAAAAAGTATATGATGAGTTCttagagaaagcaaaagcccgTGCTGAGAGACGCCTTGTTGGAGACCCGTTCAAAGGGGGAATTGAGCAAGGTCCTCAGGTAAAACAAGTGACACCTCCATTAATCTCTGACCATTAAACATACTGCTGTCGAATGTTGTTTACACAGCCTCACTTGCATTTCCGGTTTTGTATTCTAAATCAGATCGATTCGGTCCAATTTGAGAAGATCCTGAAGTACATAGATTACGGTGTTAAAGCTGGAGCTAAACTGGAAACCGGAGGAGAGAGGGTTGGCACAAAGGGTTTCTATATTAAGCCCACCGTATTCTCAGACGTTCAGGTACTAATTTACATTGCAGAtcataaaaaccataatatttaTCGAGAAGTCGAAACatgattatatatttatattgatCTAAACATTACTGTCCCGTGGAGTAGGATGACATGCCAATAGCTTGCGAAGAGATATTTGGTCCGGTGCAGACCATCTTGAAGTACAAGTAAGCAATAAAATCCTCCTCTCTATGCCTGCTGTGATTACAGCGTCTGGCGCTTCCATTAGAACTAACGATATGGCTGATtgcagggatctaaatgagGTGATACGAAGAGCAAATAACTCTCGCTATGGACTTGCTGCAGGGGTCTTTACACAAAACATAGACACTGCAAACACATTGGCTCGCGCATTGCGCGTCGGTAGTGTATTTATAAACTGCTACTATATCTTTGATGCCTCTATTCCTTTTGGAGGTTACAAGATGAGTGGAATCGGAAGAGAGAAGGGCATTTACGGTCTTTCCAATTACTTGCAAGTCAAGGCTGTTGTCACCCCCCTGAAGAATCCTGCATGGCTATGAACTTCataaacttttttttgtcattGCCAAAAATAAATGGAGAACTGCATCAAAATAAGTGGCTGTGATGTCATGATGGCATTAgggtggtgatgatgatgatgatgatgatgatgatgatgatgaaaagTTTTGCTTCTTTGTGATGAACTCTAGAAATGTTTTTGTGTAATTATTGTTGGTTAAGTTAATCAGTATTTTAGTGGTTGGTCTATTGGCAAATCAACTTTCTATGGTTTGTTGATGCATCATTTCTCCTTTTCAAGTCACAAATCAAGACTCAGTTTACATGATTATTGTGTCTTACTCTATCTGTCATTAAtagtatgtttattttttttgtcaaaattaataGTATGTTAATTAGTTGTTTTGATAATTATGATACGCTGATCTAACCATGTGCCAACTGAATCCAAAACCTTTTAGCATCTACAGAGCCAAGTGAACCCAAAACTTAAATCATCGTTCAATtcatttattttcaccttcgccTCATCGTAAAGTTTTGAACATTAAGGTAAGACTTTCCGTTGAGGTTCTTGAGGGTAGAACcccatttgacaatgttttgggcctcactgttatatttttcacttattttttttacttttcggcTTAAATATTATACTAAATATATACTTGTTACTCAACAAATAGTAAATCTGCTTCCAAATACATTATAAAGATTTCCTTAAATGCTCACGGAAAAtattttgggaaaaaaaaaatttgaacactCACGGTTTTCAATCACTTTtgcaaattcgtacataaatcactattcaatctatttattttcacctcCGCCTCACTgtaaagttttaaaaattaagTTGAGACTTTCCATTGACATTCTTGCGTGGAAcccatttgacaatgttttgggcctcactactataatttttagggagttttaacgaaagcccacggtactgttcactttaatgaaaaacttacattaaaaaatcaaacctagtcctattcattttaccctttattttatccttatcattaaaactcaaagatttcaagcaattttcattagttttccttaatttttacttaattttttaaattttcgtattaaatattctactaaatatacatttgttgctcaataaacCGTAAAACTGCTTTCAAATTCCTTAACAATTTAACTTAATGCTCACGAAAAATATTTcgtaaaaatgaaaattttgcatTTATGACAAAAAATGTGGGTTGACACTCAAGATTTTGAGTCGGTTTTGCAAATTCATAAATAAATCAATGCTCCCGCAAAATATTTCacgaaataaaaaatttgaacttttaACAAACAAACGTGGGTGTTAGGCACCCACGCCAAATGAGGCAAACTCTATGCACGTAAAACAAGGCGAACCTGgacgcaaaaaaaaaacaaaacgggCTTTGTGCATGTAAAACGAGGCGAGCTCATGGCACACAAAAAGAAGCGAGCTCCATTCATGCAAAACAAGTCAGCCTCTGCTCATCAAAAATGCGGCGGCTTCTGGCATGCAAAACGAGGTGGGATCCATAGCGCAAGTTGAGGTCGGCTCGGTGCACGAAAAATGAGGATATAAATCTAAATCTAAAGGTATTTTTGAATCTAAATAAAGTAACgtaagaaggaaaaaaattaaacgaaaaaaaaaaaaaagcagaaaataaataaatttaattcaaaATGATACGACCGTTACTTCGCTGCCTATTGACCACAATAGCTGTCACTAGCGAGGTAGCAATTGCTCCAAGTACCAATTGCTAGCGTCATACCGATCCCTccttttcaaaatttatttatttatttatatttcaaCGCTTCATTGAGGCACATTCAATAATGGAATTGTCTTTGAAAATCAAATAGTGTttatggagcaaaaaataatcaaggaaAATATGGttgcgacacgtggatttttgggtaaaaagacaaaattactctTGAGGCACATCAGAACTCCCACGCGCAAGTAGCGGACAATCACGattcaatcaaggtcaaaagtgatcaaaatagatatttattcaaaatctatttcatccatcctcatcaaatcctctccacaaggtaaccctcaattattcattcaaattaggattaattacctaaattaattgattaatttcctaattaattaattaattttctaattgattgcaagatattattttgacataatattttgCAATTAGAGCCAAAAAATCACCATAAGTGGCTAGACCCTTTTTCTCCAAAtaggggccggccacacccctatataaacaCCCACATTTCTCCAAAAACTTAAGTCCAATTATCTtctaaaattctccaaatttctctaaacactttctctctcaaattctaactttggcatcaaagGTTTTTTGGCCAAAGCCATTCATCGTGGGggtgtgaggctcttggccttgaccaaaggtgttaattattttgcaggtgcattttcgtccaagaagaagaaggcggaaatttgcattcaCAAATTGgtactttcattgagagtttgagTCACacgctcgtagaagactctcgcattcaaggtcttttgttttcttgtttatttgtagatttttcgtacagtatcattcttgaattttttgtttataaaaattCTTAGATAAAACGTAAAAAATAAGTACAATGACAAGAGATTCGAAAACCTCGACGAAaggaaatttcaacatttaagaAATGAGACCACTgcgatccacgaggctaaacTCGACACCAAGTGAAGTGACACCACCACCATGAAGCCCCATCGTGGTAGCCACCACGGAAGCAACCTTAGCAGCCACCCTCGGTAAGGCCCACGTCGCCAATACCTCGGCCCAAGCCGTGCCCTTCAAGCCCACACGGGCCCAAGCCCAAGTCAAGCTAGCCCGAGCTGCCCAAGCCCAACGCGTTACCGAGCCGAGCCCTAGCCTTGCACCTGCGTGCATCACATGCAA
It encodes the following:
- the LOC139190320 gene encoding aldehyde dehydrogenase family 2 member B7, mitochondrial-like: MATRRVGSLLNRSFTSASMFSKARSSSVVRGIGKYSTDASIESPISPSVKVNYTQLLINGQFVDSASGKTFPTLDPRTGEVIAHVAEGDAEDVNRAVSAARKAFDEGPWPKMTAYERSRVLFRFADMIEKHNDEIAALETWDNGKPFEQAAKIEVPMVVRFFRYYAGFADKIHGLTVPADGEYHVQTLHEPIGVAGQIIPWNFPLLMFAWKVAPALACGNTIVLKTAEQTPLSALYAATLLQEAGLPPGVLNVVSGFGPTAGASLASHMDIDKFAFTGSTDTGKKILELAAKSNLKTVTLELGGKSPFIVCEDADVDKAVEMAHFALFFNQGQCCCSGSRTFVHEKVYDEFLEKAKARAERRLVGDPFKGGIEQGPQIDSVQFEKILKYIDYGVKAGAKLETGGERVGTKGFYIKPTVFSDVQDDMPIACEEIFGPVQTILKYKDLNEVIRRANNSRYGLAAGVFTQNIDTANTLARALRVGSVFINCYYIFDASIPFGGYKMSGIGREKGIYGLSNYLQVKAVVTPLKNPAWL